From one Anopheles bellator chromosome 1, idAnoBellAS_SP24_06.2, whole genome shotgun sequence genomic stretch:
- the LOC131214965 gene encoding uncharacterized protein LOC131214965: METSPVGNVPKSQSICATACVLNEDQCSSDYLDNEYGEDLLDVRLMSDEICPAGYICCKSVEPSIQAVCNGTCVASGMCTMFESSGTVGCTGGQVCCRMNRNVWTGLINEINAIDHPGSGVKLPETRCGVNGSPPWFVSVWARLEVLQGFFSHRFLCGGVLVSPKAVLTLASCVGRTASSDLYVILDSNYDLVNRFSIRDEDTHTIDNVIHHEDYDPATEAAPNNVALLRLTAEVWPQGGEECFARFTTQGDPLGECYVFGWNKDAYAAGSKSPVRSYPTRFNVNGCDRGTVCFEPGANCEDRSMQGSAVVCGDRRRGGKLHALLVNNCTGLAVDHLSAWIRHQENPTFVQMPQPPVPSRQYLPLYGKGK, encoded by the exons ATGGAAACGTCACCCGTGGGGAACGTACCCAAGAGTCAGTCAATCTGCGCGACTGCGTGCGTATTGAACGAAGACCAGTGTTCGAGCGACTATCTGGACAACGAGTACGGCGAAGATCTGCTCGATGTGCGGCTAATGTCCGACGAGATCTGTCCCGCCGGCTACATCTGCTGTAAGTCCGTGGAGCCCTCGATCCAAGCAGTGTGCAATGGAACGTGCGTAGCGAGCGGCATGTGCACCATGTTTGAATCCTCTGGAACCGTCGGGTGTACCGGGGGCCAAGTGTGCTGTCGGATGAACCGAAACGTGTGGACAGGACTCATAAACGAGATCAATGCGATCGATCACCCGGGAAGCGGTGTGAAGCTGCCCGAGACCCGCTGTGGTGTCAACGGTTCCCCGCCCTGGTTCGTATCGGTTTGGGCACGGCTGGAAGTTCTGCAAGGCTTCTTCAGTCACCGGTTCCTCTGCGGTGGGGTACTGGTTTCGCCAAAAGCCGTGCTCACGTTGGCCAGCTGCGTGGGCCGTACGGCGTCCAGTGACCTTTACGTGATCCTCGACAGTAACTATGACCTTGTGAACCGGTTTTCGATTCGGGACGAGGAT ACCCACACGATCGATAACGTGATCCACCACGAAGATTACGACCCAGCGACGGAAGCAGCGCCCAATAACGTCGCCCTGCTTCGACTGACGGCAGAAGTGTGGCCACAGGGTGGTGAAGAGTGTTTTGCAAGGTTCACCACCCAAGGTGATCCCCTGGGCGAATGTTACGTCTTCGGTTGGAACAAGGACGCTTACGCAGCGGGCTCCAAAAGCCCCGTCAGAAGCTACCCAACGAGGTTCAACGTGAATGGATGCGATCGTGGTACGGTTTGCTTCGAACCCGGAGCCAACTGTGAGGATCGTTCGATGCAGGGTTCAGCCGTCGTTTGTGGTGATCGCCGCCGGGGAGGGAAGCTACACGCGCTCCTCGTTAACAACTGCACCGGTTTGGCGGTGGACCATCTGTCGGCTTGGATTCGGCACCAGGAAAACCCCACCTTCGTGCAGATGCCTCAACCACCGGTTCCCTCACGTCAATACCTTCCGCTGTACGGGAAgggaaaataa
- the LOC131206200 gene encoding phenoloxidase-activating factor 2-like, with translation MNLLVAGFIPLVILGTLAGDVLGQSTCSGKCVPLKNCLQDENDAPPEVDLRIGQEESTVVGQCAHYLDVCCADDHIEEQSTSPPNGPRTTTEEQFQPCGQRNTDGVGFRLGGVVDEAEYGEFPWTLLVMEMTDIGDFGRKEIYVCVASLLAPNVALTVAHNVVNKTATNLLVRAGEWDTRSDSEVLPTQESAVQNVLIHERYNHHHHFDVALLVLAKPFYPAENVQTICLPPPGVRPAATTECITGGWGKDKFGKGGVYQQILKRVTLPIVQSGKCQEALRATRLGAKYTLHSSFLCAGGKEGADVCSGDGGAALVCPMHGSSTRYYQAGIVAWGIGCGDKVPGVYVDVPSVRDWIVSNLKSLSVNRVFYEGS, from the exons ATGAACCTACTCGTGGCGGGATTTATTCCCCTGGTGATCCTCGGAACGCTGGCGGGAGACGTCCTCGGTCAG AGCACCTGCAGTGGTAAGTGTGTGCCGCTCAAGAACTGCCTCCAGGACGAAAAcgatgcaccaccggaagtggatcTGCGGATCGGGCAGGAGGAATCGACCGTCGTTGGCCAGTGTGCCCACTACCTGGATGTGTGCTGTGCGGACGATCACATCGAGGAGCAGTCAACATCACCGCCGAATGGTCCTAGAACGACGACGGAGGAACAGTTCCAACCGTGTGGTCAGCGTAACACGGACGGTGTTGGCTTCCGGCTCGGTGGTGTTGTGGATGAAGCGGAATATG GCGAGTTCCCGTGGACCCTGCTCGTGATGGAGATGACGGATATCGGCGATTTCGGCAGGAAGGAGATATACGTGTGCGTCGCCTCGCTGCTGGCCCCCAACGTGGCCCTCACGGTGGCCCACAACGTCGTGAACAAGACGGCCACGAACCTGTTGGTGCGCGCCGGAGAATGGGACACCCGAAGCGACTCGGAGGTGCTACCGACCCAGGAAAGTGCCGTGCAGAACGTGCTGATACACGAGCGGTacaaccatcaccatcatttcGACGTGGCGCTGCTCGTCCTGGCGAAACCATTCTATCCGGCCGAAAACGTCCAGACCATCTGTCTGCCTCCGCCGGGAGTTCGGCCGGCAGCGACCACCGAGTGCATCACCGGCGGCTGGGGCAAGGACAAGTTTGGCAAGGGTGGGGTTTACCAGCAGATCCTGAAGCGCGTAACGCTGCCCATCGTGCAGTCGGGCAAGTGTCAGGAGGCGCTACGAGCCACCCGGCTCGGGGCCAAGTACACCCTGCACAGTTCGTTCCTGTGCGCCGGCGGGAAGGAGGGGGCCGATGTGTGctccggtgacggtggagCCGCCCTCGTGTGTCCCATGCACGGTTCGTCGACGCGCTACTATCAGGCGGGTATCGTCGCTTGGGGCATCGGGTGCGGCGATAAGGTTCCCGGCGTTTACGTGGACGTTCCGTCCGTGCGGGACTGGATCGTGAGCAACCTGAAGTCGCTGTCCGTAAATCGCGTGTTCTACGAAGGGTCGTAA
- the LOC131206197 gene encoding phenoloxidase-activating factor 2-like, which translates to MIYAWTVLVTLGAISTFATAQVPIDRILFADNDTILNFANRVGEEENVGSQATSDPLDAIIPTQRPTTLLTAQGERCTCVPYFACRPQPEFAEQNKFNEIDVQYNPESCQDVLDVCCREVDSLVVPMNNTPGVPPVGRPKGCGLRNIGGIDFALTGNFNNEAGFGEFPWTVAIVKTQDGSSSCGGSLLHPNLVLTGAHCVQGFRQGQLKVRAGEWDTQTTKERLPYQERAITRVNSHPEYNPRSLAYDVAIVELESPIQLTEHINVVCLPPANFDTRRTDCFATGWGKQQFGKAGKYSVIMKKVPLPLVTSSTCERQLQATRLTARFRLHQTFICAGGERGVDTCEGDGGAPLVCPIGAASESRYAQVGAVAWGIGCHDAVPAVYSNVILFRSWIDNIVRTLGFDTNVYDATLSALSGLF; encoded by the exons ATGATCTACGCCTGGACGGTGTTGGTGACTCTCGGTGCGATCAGCACCTTCGCCACGGCGCaggttccgatcgatcggatcctCTTCGCCGACAACGATACGATCCTGAACTTTGCCAACCGTGTCGGTGAGGAGGAGAACGTTGGTTCGCAGGCCACGAGCGATCCGCTGGATGCGATCATACCGACGCAACGCCCGACGACACTGCTGACGGCCCAGGGTGAGCGGTGCACCTGCGTGCCGTACTTTGCCTGCCGGCCCCAGCCCGAGTTTGCCGAGCAGAACAAATTCAACGAGATCGATGTCCA ATACAACCCGGAAAGCTGCCAGGATGTGCTGGATGTTTGCTGCCGCGAAGTCGATTCGCTGGTGGTGCCCATGAACAACACTCCGGGGGTTCCGCCGGTCGGGCGGCCGAAAGGTTGTGGGTTGCGCAACATCGGTGGCATCGATTTCGCGTTGACGGGTAACTTC aACAACGAGGCCGGCTTCGGTGAGTTTCCGTGGACGGTGGCGATCGTCAAAACGCaggacggcagcagcagctgcggtGGATCGCTGCTCCACCCGAACCTCGTCCTGACCGGGGCACACTGCGTACAGGGCTTCCGACAGGGTCAGCTAAAGGTCCGTGCAGGTGAATGGGACACCCAGACGACGAAGGAACGGCTCCCGTACCAGGAGCGGGCGATCACGCGCGTCAACAGCCACCCGGAGTATAACCCGCGCAGCTTGGCGTACGACGTAGCCATCGTGGAACTGGAAAGCCCGATCCAGTTGACCGAGCACATCAACGTGGTGTGCCTTCCGCCGGCCAACTTTGACACGCGCCGTACGGATTGCTTCGCCACGGGCTGGGGCAAGCAGCAGTTCGGGAAGGCGGGCAAGTACAGCGTGATCATGAAAAAGGTCCCGCTTCCGCTGGTGACGTCGTCCACGTGCGAGCGGCAACTGCAGGCCACGCGTCTcaccgcccggttccggctgcaTCAGACGTTCATCTGTGCCGGCGGCGAACGAGGCGTGGACACGTGCGAGGGCGATGGAGGAGCTCCGCTGGTGTGCCCGATCGGGGCGGCCTCCGAAAGCCGCTACGCCCAGGTGGGTGCCGTGGCGTGGGGAATCGGTTGCCACGATGCCGTCCCGGCGGTGTACTCGAACGTTATCCTGTTCCGCTCGTGGATCGACAACATCGTACGAACGCTGGGCTTCGACACGAACGTGTACGATGCAACGCTATCCGCTTTGTCGGGACTGTTCTAG
- the LOC131216589 gene encoding uncharacterized protein LOC131216589, whose amino-acid sequence MNLNDLPDEVLCTIFDHLDLYELKLASSVCRRWSHLTFSGRRMDRVWLVIRHSNCDFLCNTKREYRNVRLTRFFMRTDHLESALPLLLTLMLHVRMLDLQCDVTTEQSRLILLEAPELQHLSMQFDLRLVLTGNCKMNGPFPVLPKLKSLVLVGSQFYFFPSKLNTPNLQCLNMSCSTDLELEAWKYFSGQLKLVRVDVLNGDFLQPLLKLTFPLLEDLSVKSVFDSVQVLMSSSVADGFFRRHPFLRRLSIITSPFIPVAWVESISQHCPELTYLNLFLESPNEGLLESLVHLKKFKHLSLEGEVYRKILRGVMTSLETVRLRMSYPEVLLKNLFEVVPQLSCLQITYRISCDELQFICERFSCLRRLELVFGYQFLEEPVADDFVRFDKLLHLQELKLSGKIKIRSIHPNNVRSLTLYSPSSIFTYSTDITNDDLYEIPEKFSLVKRLILENCSVSLDAVERLHKLMPSCRIDYEDERFYPIDDVTAD is encoded by the exons ATGAACTTAAATGATTTGCCCGATGAA GTTTTATGCACTATTTTCGACCATCTCGATCTATACGAGTTGAAGCTAGCTTCCTCCGTATGTCGGCGATGGTCGCACCTTACATTTTCGGGCCGAAGGATGGACCGTGTGTGGCTGGTGATTCGTCATTCCAATTGTGACTTTTTGTGCAACACAAAAAGAGAGTATCGCAACGTTCGTCTAACGAGGTTTTTTATGCGAACCGATCATCTTGAAAGTGCATTACCGTTACTGCTCACGTTAATGTTGCACGTTCGAATGTTGGATCTTCAATGTGATGTTACTACCGAGCAATCACGATTGATTCTGCTGGAAGCTCCAGAACTACAGCATTTGTCGATGCAGTTTGACTTGAGGCTAGTGCTAACTGGAAACTGCAAAATGAAtggaccgtttccggttttacCGAAGCTAAAATCGCTGGTGTTAGTTGGGTCTCAATTTTACTTCTTCCCTAGCAAACTCAATACCCCCAATTTACAATGTCTAAACATGAGTTGCTCGACAGATCTGGAACTGGAAGCATGGAAATACTTCAGTGGACAGTTGAAGCTCGTTCGTGTGGATGTTTTGAATGGAGATTTTTTGCAGCCCCTTCTTAAGCTAACGTTCCCACTGCTAGAGGACTTGTCCGTGAAGTCAGTCTTTGATTCGGTCCAAGTGCTGATGAGTTCAAGCGTAGCTGATGGTTTTTTTCGAAGGCACCCCTTCCTTCGACGACTCTCTATCATCACTAGTCCGTTTATTCCGGTAGCATGGGTTGAATCTATTAGTCAGCACTGTCCTGAGCTGACGTATCTGAACCTTTTTCTAGAGAGTCCGAACGAAGGATTGTTGGAGTCGTTGGTGCATCTAAAAAAGTTTAAg CACCTTTCATTAGAAGGAGAAGTGTATAGAAAAATTCTTCGTGGAGTTATGACGTCGCTCGAAACAGTTAGATTGCGTATGAGTTATCCTGAAGTTCTACTCAAGAACCTTTTCGAAGTTGTGCCACAATTGAGCTGTTTGCAAATCACGTATCGCATATCTTGCGATGAATTACAGTTCATCTGCGAGAGGTTTTCTTGTCTTCGACGCTTAGAACTAGTCTTCGGTTATCAG TTCCTGGAAGAACCAGTAGCCGACGATTTTGTGCGATTCGATAAATTGTTGCACTTACAGGAGCTTAAACTATCGGGCAAGATTAAAATTCGATCCATTCATCCCAACAACGTTCGGAGCTTGACATTGTACAGTCCTTCG AGCATATTTACATATTCTACGGACATAACGAATGATGATCTTTACGAGATACCGGAAAAGTTCTCTTTGGTGAAGCGATTGATCCTCGAGAACTGCTCGGTGTCTTTGGATGCGGTCGAACGGCTACACAAATTGATGCCCTCGTGTAGAATCGACTATGAGGACGAACGCTTCTATCCCATTGACGATGTGACTGCGGACTGA